In the Campylobacter sp. RM6914 genome, one interval contains:
- the murG gene encoding undecaprenyldiphospho-muramoylpentapeptide beta-N-acetylglucosaminyltransferase, translating into MIVISGGGTGGHLAIVKSLCEELNLRDQKPIFIGSTRGQDKLWFENDENFSERIFLESSGVVNKRGFDKILSLLNIFKLSLKCCKILKKHKARAVIIVGGYSAAPAAFAAIMCKISLFIHEQNAITGKLNRLLKPYAKGYYSSYDEISPCNYPVSSKFFATSRIRKELKTVIFLGGSQGARAINDLAVNLAPKLKESGIKIIHQCGKNALVKLKERYKNLGISLENDVEIFEFSKNLEQKMSIADLAISRAGASSLWELCANALPAIFIPYPHAAKNHQYYNAKFLFEKNIAKICLQNDSGVDTDSILKMIKEFDINHSSKALQSMIEQNGAKEIVDKIFSKLG; encoded by the coding sequence ATGATAGTTATTAGTGGTGGCGGAACCGGAGGACATCTAGCTATTGTCAAAAGTTTATGCGAAGAACTTAACCTTCGCGATCAAAAGCCTATTTTTATCGGCTCAACAAGAGGTCAGGACAAGCTTTGGTTTGAAAATGATGAAAATTTTAGTGAAAGAATTTTTTTAGAAAGTAGTGGCGTAGTAAACAAAAGAGGTTTTGATAAAATTTTATCTCTACTAAACATCTTTAAGCTCTCACTAAAATGTTGTAAAATTTTAAAAAAACATAAGGCAAGAGCCGTTATTATTGTTGGCGGATACTCTGCCGCACCTGCCGCGTTTGCTGCTATAATGTGCAAAATTTCACTTTTTATACACGAACAAAATGCAATTACAGGTAAGTTAAACAGACTTTTAAAGCCATATGCAAAGGGATATTACAGCTCATACGATGAAATTTCTCCATGCAATTATCCAGTAAGCAGTAAATTTTTTGCTACGTCAAGGATTAGAAAAGAGCTAAAAACCGTGATATTTTTAGGCGGATCACAAGGAGCAAGAGCGATAAATGATCTTGCCGTAAATTTAGCTCCTAAGCTTAAAGAAAGCGGCATAAAGATCATTCATCAATGTGGCAAAAATGCACTTGTAAAACTCAAAGAAAGATATAAAAATTTAGGCATAAGTTTAGAAAATGATGTAGAAATTTTTGAATTTAGTAAAAATTTGGAACAAAAAATGTCGATCGCAGACCTAGCTATAAGCCGTGCAGGAGCTAGCTCACTTTGGGAACTTTGCGCAAATGCCTTGCCTGCGATATTTATCCCCTATCCTCATGCCGCTAAAAATCACCAATACTACAATGCTAAATTTTTATTTGAAAAAAATATAGCTAAAATTTGTTTACAAAACGACTCTGGCGTGGATACTGATAGTATTTTAAAAATGATTAAAGAATTTGATATAAATCACAGCTCAAAAGCGCTACAAAGCATGATAGAGCAAAATGGAGCCAAAGAGATAGTTGATAAAATTTTTAGCAAGTTAGGTTAG
- a CDS encoding MacB family efflux pump subunit, which produces MIELKNIVKKFKVGDGEIEILHGINLNIKKGEFIAIIGQSGSGKSTLMNILGCLDSPSYGEYLLENENISKFNSDELANLRRNKFGFIFQRYNLLASMNALENVALPSVYAGVSKKDRQSRAHEILTSLELDDKSLSLPNKLSGGQQQRVSIARALMNGGEIILADEPTGALDSKSGLMVMDILLNLHKQGHTIIIVTHDPKIAKYANRIIEIKDGHIIKDESKKDESYTLKRPKPQQKSSFIYYKDQLIESFKMSVSAMLAHKLRSLLTMLGIIIGIAAVVSMVALGKGSQEQILASIRKIGTNTIDIMPGQSFGDMHSGRVKTLVISDAQMLANQSFLESVTPNTSTSGTITYQNTSLTASLRGGGSGTFDVNGLKLEQGRTYDDEEVRDSASVVVIDQNTKNSLFPHENPVGQTILFNKKPLKVIGVLKKDDFTFGDASALRIYAPYTTVINKITGDRHINSITARVKESVNAQIAEKSITELLTIKHGKKDFFTRNSDSVKQTVESTISTMRILISSIAVISLIVGGIGVMNIMLVSVTERTKEIGIKMAIGARQGNILQQFLIEAILLCVIGGAIGVATAYGIGYICNNILSGFKMIFSNESIIVAITTSMVIGVVFGYMPAKNASKLNPIDALSRE; this is translated from the coding sequence GTGATCGAACTAAAAAATATCGTAAAGAAATTCAAAGTCGGCGATGGTGAGATTGAGATTTTACATGGCATAAATTTAAATATAAAAAAGGGCGAATTTATAGCCATCATCGGTCAGTCTGGATCTGGTAAATCAACACTTATGAATATCTTAGGCTGTCTTGATAGTCCAAGCTACGGTGAGTATCTGCTAGAAAATGAAAACATCTCGAAATTTAACTCAGATGAACTTGCGAATTTAAGACGCAATAAATTCGGCTTTATATTTCAAAGATACAACCTCTTAGCGAGCATGAATGCGCTTGAAAATGTCGCGCTTCCAAGCGTTTATGCCGGAGTTAGTAAAAAGGATAGACAAAGCAGAGCGCATGAAATTTTAACATCTCTTGAGCTTGATGATAAGTCATTAAGTTTGCCAAACAAGCTATCTGGGGGGCAACAACAGCGTGTTAGCATAGCACGTGCGCTCATGAACGGCGGAGAGATCATTCTAGCTGATGAGCCAACAGGCGCGCTTGATAGTAAAAGTGGTCTTATGGTGATGGATATCTTGTTAAATTTACACAAACAAGGCCATACTATAATCATCGTCACACACGATCCAAAAATAGCAAAATACGCTAATCGCATCATAGAAATAAAAGATGGTCATATCATAAAAGACGAGAGTAAAAAAGATGAAAGTTATACTCTAAAAAGACCAAAACCTCAACAAAAAAGCTCATTTATCTACTATAAAGATCAGCTTATCGAAAGCTTTAAAATGTCTGTAAGTGCGATGCTTGCGCATAAGCTTCGTTCGCTTTTAACCATGCTTGGTATCATCATCGGTATAGCCGCGGTAGTAAGTATGGTAGCGCTAGGAAAGGGCTCGCAAGAGCAAATTTTAGCCAGTATAAGAAAGATAGGCACAAACACTATCGACATAATGCCTGGGCAAAGTTTTGGTGATATGCACTCAGGACGCGTTAAAACTCTTGTGATAAGCGACGCGCAAATGCTTGCAAATCAATCGTTCTTAGAGTCAGTCACTCCAAATACCTCCACAAGTGGAACAATAACATATCAAAACACCTCGCTTACGGCTAGTTTAAGAGGTGGCGGCTCGGGGACGTTTGACGTAAACGGACTAAAATTAGAGCAGGGTAGGACTTATGACGATGAGGAGGTAAGAGATTCGGCTTCTGTTGTGGTGATCGATCAAAATACTAAAAATAGTCTTTTCCCACACGAAAATCCAGTCGGGCAAACCATACTTTTTAATAAAAAACCACTTAAGGTCATCGGTGTGTTAAAAAAGGATGATTTTACATTCGGAGATGCTAGCGCGCTTAGGATTTATGCTCCTTACACGACTGTTATAAACAAAATCACAGGCGATAGGCATATAAACTCTATAACCGCCAGGGTAAAAGAGAGCGTAAATGCACAAATTGCAGAAAAAAGCATAACAGAACTTCTAACTATAAAGCATGGTAAAAAGGACTTTTTTACTAGAAATTCAGATAGCGTAAAACAAACCGTCGAAAGCACGATATCAACCATGAGAATTCTTATCTCAAGTATCGCAGTGATCTCGCTTATAGTTGGTGGTATAGGTGTCATGAACATCATGCTCGTATCAGTTACCGAGCGCACAAAAGAGATCGGTATAAAAATGGCGATAGGTGCAAGACAGGGCAATATCTTACAGCAATTTCTTATAGAAGCCATCTTGCTCTGTGTCATCGGCGGTGCGATCGGCGTAGCTACGGCTTATGGCATAGGCTATATCTGTAATAACATTTTAAGCGGATTTAAGATGATATTTTCAAATGAATCAATAATAGTTGCCATCACAACATCGATGGTTATTGGAGTGGTTTTTGGCTATATGCCAGCCAAAAATGCGTCAAAACTAAATCCAATAGATGCACTTTCAAGGGAGTAA
- the flgL gene encoding flagellar hook-associated protein FlgL: MRITNQWRYNQTLYDYQRNMAGVQKNYLQLSNGVKINQAYDDASLYNDGMRLDYEVETFSQVIEATSKSVNFAKNTDKSLQEFEKQLENFKTKMIQAASDVHSSTSLEALANELVGIKDHLVNIANTSVNGQFLFSGSAVDTKPIDGSGKYQGNGESMKTSAGAQIELAYNIPGKQVFLGSDNDYNKILTTNVSLIDNTKDYSNGTELKYLNEQSTIKQMVGLNYVNNKNTINSDYDFTDKDIDFPGTYFFLQGTKPDGTSFTSKFKVTDDTTLEGLMDKIGYEFGNTKGSKVVDVSINNDGQFNIKDLTKGSQVLDFHMVAATVKVDNKADLATAIADETAGNSPLEAVDTLSALQTLADNGDVHITNFIKSNFKDKASNKVDSFDYDNVMFEKSNNQLIGNISQVNRKTGEVATDSTRLSQTAAAQQLYPNSQDRYNIDNQKLAIEVKSKTGIKYTIELILGTQDPSTPVLFTIQATDANGNNAFPTGTPATRSLAVYNADEFGEYRTQTNDFTYRQLMDIVAMAASDNIPNPPHVENATTTTEQRRQNYEAYKDAIEKSHGSVEVNLDDKGRITLTDKTQSVTNIELSIQDASESGKFYGDSTGNTAATKQGNGSVFSFMENNAVTIDEPGIDMFADLDSMIEAVRQGYYRASDENGDPRNTGMQGALQRLDHLMDHVNKEITKIGSQTNLITTTKERAELMKVNVQTVKSDIMDADYAEAYLAFTQKSLAYQAMLQATSKINQLSLLNYM, from the coding sequence ATGAGAATAACAAATCAATGGCGTTACAACCAAACATTATATGACTATCAAAGAAATATGGCCGGAGTTCAAAAAAACTACTTGCAACTTTCAAACGGCGTTAAGATAAATCAAGCATACGACGATGCTAGTTTATATAACGACGGGATGAGGCTTGATTATGAAGTAGAAACTTTCAGCCAAGTCATAGAAGCTACATCAAAGTCTGTAAATTTCGCCAAAAATACAGATAAATCACTGCAAGAATTTGAAAAGCAACTTGAAAATTTTAAAACAAAGATGATACAAGCAGCTAGTGACGTGCATAGTTCTACATCACTGGAAGCTCTTGCAAATGAGCTTGTCGGTATAAAAGACCATCTTGTAAATATCGCAAACACTTCCGTGAACGGTCAGTTTTTATTCTCAGGTTCAGCCGTTGATACCAAGCCTATAGATGGTTCAGGCAAGTATCAAGGAAACGGCGAAAGCATGAAAACTTCAGCAGGAGCGCAGATAGAGCTGGCTTATAACATTCCAGGGAAGCAAGTATTTTTAGGTTCAGATAACGACTATAATAAAATTTTAACCACAAATGTAAGCTTGATAGACAACACCAAAGACTATTCAAATGGAACTGAATTAAAATACCTAAACGAACAATCAACCATAAAACAAATGGTTGGACTAAACTATGTAAATAACAAAAATACCATAAATTCAGATTATGATTTTACCGATAAAGACATTGACTTCCCTGGCACATACTTTTTCTTACAGGGAACGAAACCGGACGGAACAAGCTTTACTAGTAAATTTAAAGTAACAGACGACACGACGCTTGAAGGCTTAATGGATAAGATCGGTTATGAGTTTGGCAATACCAAAGGCTCAAAAGTCGTTGACGTAAGTATAAACAATGACGGTCAATTTAATATAAAAGATCTAACAAAAGGCTCTCAAGTCCTAGACTTTCACATGGTAGCCGCAACTGTTAAAGTTGACAACAAAGCCGATCTTGCTACGGCGATCGCTGATGAAACAGCAGGAAATTCTCCTCTTGAAGCAGTTGACACATTATCAGCCCTACAGACTTTAGCAGACAATGGCGATGTGCATATAACAAATTTTATAAAAAGCAACTTTAAAGATAAAGCTTCAAACAAAGTTGACTCTTTTGATTACGATAATGTAATGTTTGAAAAAAGCAATAATCAGCTTATAGGCAATATCTCTCAGGTTAATAGAAAAACAGGAGAAGTAGCTACAGACTCCACTCGCTTAAGTCAAACGGCTGCAGCCCAGCAGCTTTATCCAAATTCACAAGATAGATATAATATCGATAACCAAAAACTAGCCATAGAAGTCAAATCAAAAACAGGTATAAAATACACCATCGAATTAATACTGGGCACTCAAGATCCGTCTACGCCGGTCTTATTTACCATACAAGCAACCGACGCTAATGGCAACAATGCCTTCCCCACAGGAACGCCTGCCACAAGATCTCTAGCTGTGTATAATGCGGACGAATTTGGCGAGTATAGAACACAGACAAATGACTTTACATATAGACAACTAATGGATATAGTAGCAATGGCGGCGAGTGACAATATACCAAATCCGCCTCATGTGGAAAATGCCACAACCACAACAGAACAAAGAAGACAAAACTATGAAGCATACAAAGATGCTATAGAAAAATCACACGGCTCAGTAGAAGTAAATTTAGATGACAAAGGCAGAATAACACTAACCGACAAAACTCAAAGCGTAACAAATATCGAGCTTAGCATACAAGACGCAAGCGAAAGCGGTAAATTTTATGGTGATAGCACAGGCAATACCGCAGCAACAAAACAAGGCAATGGCTCTGTGTTTAGCTTTATGGAAAATAACGCGGTTACGATAGACGAGCCCGGTATTGATATGTTTGCCGACCTTGATAGCATGATAGAGGCTGTTAGGCAGGGGTATTACCGTGCCAGCGATGAAAACGGCGATCCAAGAAACACAGGCATGCAAGGTGCACTGCAAAGACTTGATCACTTAATGGATCACGTAAATAAAGAGATAACCAAGATTGGATCTCAAACAAATTTAATAACAACAACGAAAGAACGAGCCGAGCTTATGAAAGTAAATGTTCAAACGGTAAAATCAGACATAATGGATGCTGACTACGCCGAAGCCTATCTTGCATTTACTCAAAAATCCCTAGCCTACCAAGCGATGCTTCAAGCTACTTCTAAAATCAACCAGCTAAGTCTTTTAAACTACATGTAA
- a CDS encoding HU family DNA-binding protein — MKKAEFIQAVADKAGLSKKDSLKVVDAALETIAAALEKGDSVSFIGFGTFDTTERAARKARVPGTKQVIDVPASKAVKFKVGKKLKEAVAAAAAKKSKKK, encoded by the coding sequence ATGAAAAAAGCTGAATTTATTCAAGCTGTTGCCGATAAGGCCGGTCTTTCAAAAAAAGATTCTCTTAAAGTTGTCGACGCTGCTTTAGAGACTATAGCTGCTGCTCTTGAGAAAGGTGATTCTGTTAGCTTTATTGGTTTTGGTACTTTTGATACAACTGAAAGAGCTGCTAGAAAAGCAAGAGTTCCTGGAACAAAACAAGTTATCGACGTTCCTGCTAGCAAAGCTGTTAAATTTAAAGTTGGCAAAAAACTTAAAGAAGCAGTTGCTGCAGCCGCAGCAAAAAAATCTAAAAAGAAATAA
- a CDS encoding efflux RND transporter periplasmic adaptor subunit, protein MKKIFKFIAFLAVVVVGGFYIYAEYFKPKERIEFITQKAVKKSFSNKVEATGEIFATELVDVGAQVSGQIKRLYVGLGDKVKKGDMIAEIDSSTQQNNVNDKRAQLEIYEARLASAKVALEISKTQFEREKTLYAKSATSKQEFENAKNTYATNEASLREIYAQINQTKIELNTAEINLGYTKITAPNDGVIVSVQVEQGQTVNSNQTTPTIVNIADLSKVKMKMQIAEGDITKIKVGTPVEYSILSEPNMKFKTVVSSIDPGLTRLSDGTYSSSSSSSSSSSSSSSAVYYYAQSIVENTDGILRIGMTTQNTLLVTKVDDAIVIPSLAIKKEKDKSYVNVLKGDQEVVRVEVKTGIRDSLETQIISGIDEGDEIITSQGSSSEIAQMVAKANRGPR, encoded by the coding sequence ATGAAAAAAATTTTCAAATTTATAGCATTTTTAGCAGTGGTTGTGGTTGGCGGTTTTTACATCTATGCAGAGTATTTTAAGCCAAAGGAGCGCATAGAATTTATCACCCAAAAGGCTGTTAAAAAAAGCTTTTCTAACAAAGTAGAAGCGACTGGTGAGATATTTGCCACAGAACTTGTGGATGTTGGCGCGCAGGTTAGTGGGCAGATAAAAAGGCTATACGTAGGGCTTGGTGATAAGGTAAAAAAGGGCGATATGATAGCCGAGATCGATAGCTCAACGCAGCAAAATAACGTAAATGATAAGCGTGCTCAACTTGAAATTTATGAGGCTAGACTTGCTAGTGCAAAAGTAGCTCTTGAGATATCAAAAACACAGTTTGAGCGTGAAAAAACACTATACGCAAAGAGTGCTACTTCAAAACAAGAATTCGAAAATGCAAAAAACACTTACGCAACAAATGAAGCCTCTTTAAGAGAAATTTACGCACAGATTAATCAAACCAAAATCGAACTAAATACCGCCGAGATCAACCTTGGTTATACTAAAATCACAGCACCAAATGATGGGGTGATCGTATCTGTGCAAGTAGAGCAGGGGCAAACAGTAAACTCAAATCAAACAACGCCGACCATTGTTAATATCGCAGACCTTAGTAAGGTAAAAATGAAAATGCAAATCGCAGAGGGCGATATAACAAAGATAAAAGTCGGCACCCCTGTTGAGTACTCGATACTTTCTGAGCCAAATATGAAATTTAAAACAGTTGTTAGCTCGATAGACCCCGGTCTTACAAGGCTTAGTGACGGAACTTACTCAAGCTCAAGCTCCTCCTCAAGCTCAAGTTCTTCAAGCTCTTCGGCAGTTTACTACTATGCGCAAAGCATAGTTGAAAATACTGACGGTATCCTTCGTATCGGCATGACTACGCAAAACACTCTTTTGGTAACCAAAGTAGATGATGCTATCGTCATACCAAGCCTTGCTATAAAAAAAGAAAAAGACAAAAGCTATGTAAATGTCCTAAAAGGCGATCAAGAAGTTGTAAGAGTAGAAGTAAAAACAGGCATAAGAGATAGCCTTGAGACACAAATAATAAGCGGTATAGATGAGGGCGATGAGATCATAACATCGCAAGGTAGTTCTAGTGAGATCGCTCAAATGGTCGCAAAGGCAAATAGAGGTCCAAGGTGA
- a CDS encoding tyrosine-type recombinase/integrase, producing MKYPLDAKDSFENSMLFWLVRYVKFKLSSLSNKELRDPKALATVNYKLSRDIKSIEELDGLVKISRNAGLTGINTYFNPLKKIYETLKFYELSSLKVIDEELISEVLASVTGGLSDASKKNYRISVINFFAFLDKQNEEDGKAHVFDINLKNWGGISGVRGQKLPEFMSEEEVKKFLNAIENADFKVNTNRNKLIIKTIIFTGIRVSEALNLKRKDITEEGDLYIIRIRGKGNKYRIVMIKRHLIEAHIDAIAINYINKEGYLFINKKGTRLTQAYVSRIVEQILFSAGIRKEKNGAHMLRHTFATMLYKKQKDLVLVQEALGHASLNTSRIYTHFDNDKLKLAAQVAEELNG from the coding sequence TTGAAATACCCGCTTGATGCAAAAGATAGTTTTGAAAACTCTATGCTGTTTTGGCTCGTAAGATATGTCAAATTTAAATTAAGCTCTCTTTCTAATAAAGAACTAAGAGATCCAAAGGCTTTAGCTACCGTAAACTATAAACTAAGCAGAGATATAAAAAGCATAGAAGAGCTTGACGGACTTGTTAAAATTTCAAGAAATGCAGGACTAACGGGCATAAACACCTACTTTAATCCACTTAAAAAAATTTATGAGACGCTTAAATTTTACGAGCTTTCGAGTTTAAAAGTGATAGATGAAGAGTTAATAAGCGAAGTTTTAGCCAGCGTTACTGGCGGACTAAGCGATGCGAGTAAGAAAAACTATAGAATTTCTGTTATAAATTTCTTTGCGTTTTTGGATAAACAAAACGAAGAAGACGGCAAGGCTCATGTTTTTGATATAAATTTAAAAAACTGGGGCGGTATAAGCGGAGTTAGAGGTCAAAAACTACCTGAATTTATGAGCGAAGAAGAGGTTAAGAAATTTCTAAATGCCATTGAAAATGCCGACTTTAAGGTAAACACAAATCGCAATAAGCTAATCATCAAAACAATAATCTTCACAGGAATTCGCGTAAGCGAGGCTTTAAATTTAAAGCGAAAAGATATAACGGAAGAAGGCGATCTTTATATCATAAGAATTAGAGGCAAAGGCAACAAATACCGTATCGTCATGATAAAAAGACACCTCATAGAAGCCCATATTGACGCGATCGCCATAAACTACATAAATAAAGAGGGGTATTTATTTATCAATAAAAAAGGCACAAGGCTAACTCAGGCATACGTAAGTCGCATAGTCGAGCAAATTTTATTTAGCGCCGGTATCCGTAAAGAAAAAAACGGCGCACATATGCTTCGTCACACATTTGCAACAATGCTTTACAAAAAGCAAAAAGACCTTGTTTTAGTGCAGGAAGCCTTGGGTCATGCAAGCCTAAATACTTCAAGAATTTACACTCACTTTGACAACGACAAGCTCAAACTTGCCGCGCAAGTTGCCGAAGAGCTAAATGGCTAG
- a CDS encoding peptidoglycan glycosyltransferase FtsW, translating to MAVDKIIFYLCVTLITISITFSLSLPVFTVLQFDYSQYHFFIRQLIVGCIGIFLMWGLSRLNPDKALIWIGFGLFGFCIITMGLMHMLPSSMVTEAGGARRWIRLPGFSLAPVEFFKIGFVYFLAWSFARKINENKKSIKEELKLLLPYICVFLIVVYLIAVLQNDLGQVVVLALTLIMMALFAGTSMKFFSIGFLGAALLAIVAIISSEHRILRIKSWWGTIQGMVLSILPENIAEILRVDDAPEPYQISHSLNAIKHGDFLGEGLGAGVFKLGFLSEVHTDFVLAGIAEEVGVVGILCIVAIILALLYRIFRISARSENKVYHLFSLGIGLIISFSFLMNSYGITSITPIKGIAVPFLSYGGSSILAVCIGIGMVLMISKKAKI from the coding sequence TTGGCCGTTGATAAGATTATTTTTTACCTTTGCGTGACACTGATTACGATTAGTATCACATTTTCACTATCCTTACCTGTTTTTACGGTTTTACAGTTTGATTATAGTCAATATCACTTTTTTATTAGGCAACTTATAGTAGGTTGTATAGGTATTTTTTTGATGTGGGGACTTTCAAGGCTTAATCCCGACAAAGCTCTTATCTGGATAGGTTTTGGGCTTTTTGGTTTTTGTATAATCACAATGGGTCTTATGCACATGCTACCCTCTTCAATGGTAACGGAGGCAGGTGGCGCGCGTAGATGGATAAGACTTCCCGGGTTTTCGCTAGCGCCGGTTGAGTTTTTTAAGATAGGTTTTGTTTATTTTCTAGCATGGAGTTTTGCCAGAAAGATAAATGAAAACAAAAAAAGCATAAAAGAGGAACTTAAACTTCTTTTACCTTACATCTGCGTCTTTCTGATAGTAGTTTATCTTATCGCCGTTCTTCAAAATGACCTTGGACAAGTTGTCGTGCTTGCATTAACACTTATCATGATGGCGCTTTTTGCAGGAACTAGCATGAAATTTTTTAGCATAGGTTTTTTAGGTGCAGCCTTGCTTGCTATCGTTGCCATTATCAGCTCTGAACACAGGATTTTACGCATAAAATCATGGTGGGGAACGATACAAGGCATGGTTTTATCGATACTACCTGAAAATATAGCTGAAATTTTAAGAGTGGATGATGCGCCGGAGCCTTATCAAATTTCACACTCACTAAATGCTATAAAACATGGGGATTTCTTAGGAGAAGGACTTGGTGCCGGCGTTTTTAAGCTTGGCTTTTTAAGTGAAGTTCATACGGACTTTGTTTTAGCAGGCATAGCAGAAGAAGTCGGCGTCGTTGGAATTTTATGCATAGTTGCTATTATCCTTGCGTTACTTTATAGAATTTTTAGAATTTCAGCCAGAAGCGAAAATAAAGTTTATCACCTATTCTCGCTCGGTATCGGACTTATCATATCGTTTTCATTTCTTATGAATAGCTACGGCATAACTTCGATAACACCGATAAAAGGTATCGCTGTGCCGTTTTTAAGCTATGGTGGTAGTTCGATATTGGCCGTTTGTATAGGCATAGGTATGGTTTTAATGATAAGCAAAAAGGCGAAAATATGA
- the murI gene encoding glutamate racemase encodes MKIAFFDSGLGGLSVLHLALKRLKNEEFLYYADKDNVPYGLKSREEILNFTTKSVEFLIKQGAKAVVIACNTATSVAINELRAKFNIPIIGMEPAVKKAIDLQQEIPDENDLRVLLISTPVTAVGKKLKDLIGRVDTNHLVDVLPLPKLVEFAEKEEFASIDVLEYLNSELLKFNLTNYSSIVLGCTHFNYFKDTLRRILPSNIKILDGNEGTVNKLISELEGLNLIENNKQSVEFFYSSKQVSSGSEITKLKRYLKRLDEMIDIA; translated from the coding sequence ATGAAAATAGCTTTTTTTGACTCTGGTCTTGGCGGGCTTAGTGTGCTTCATCTGGCGCTAAAACGCTTAAAAAACGAAGAATTTTTATATTATGCAGATAAAGACAATGTTCCTTACGGCTTAAAAAGCAGGGAGGAGATTTTAAATTTCACGACAAAGAGCGTGGAATTTTTAATAAAGCAAGGCGCAAAAGCTGTCGTTATCGCATGTAATACCGCAACAAGCGTAGCGATAAACGAACTTAGGGCAAAATTTAACATACCGATAATCGGCATGGAGCCTGCTGTTAAAAAAGCTATTGACTTACAGCAAGAAATACCTGATGAAAATGATCTTAGAGTTTTACTTATCTCAACTCCCGTAACCGCGGTTGGCAAAAAACTAAAAGATCTTATCGGGCGCGTTGATACAAACCATTTAGTCGATGTTTTACCGCTTCCAAAGCTTGTAGAATTTGCAGAAAAAGAAGAGTTTGCCTCAATTGATGTCTTGGAATATTTAAATAGCGAGCTTTTAAAATTTAATCTTACAAACTACTCCTCTATTGTGCTTGGATGTACGCATTTTAATTATTTTAAAGATACTCTAAGGCGGATTTTGCCAAGCAATATAAAAATACTTGACGGTAACGAAGGCACAGTAAATAAGCTAATATCCGAGCTTGAGGGCTTAAATTTAATTGAAAACAACAAGCAAAGCGTAGAGTTTTTTTACTCATCAAAACAAGTATCATCCGGTAGTGAGATCACAAAACTAAAGCGATATCTCAAGCGACTTGATGAGATGATAGATATAGCGTAA
- a CDS encoding YaaA family protein has protein sequence MKILFSPSESKSAFNNDERLDKSSLVFLDLYEKRLEILNIYNEFIKTSSIDKISKLFGIKNLIDDKSLRRDVFTKGLIKAVLRYDGVAYKHLNYRDLSQNSQNYIDKNVVIFSNLFGPILAGDKIFEYKLKQGEKINGVNIEKFYNEHFSKSLDEFLQDDDILDLRAGYYEKFYQIKKEHTSFKFIKNGKIVSHHAKAYRGKILNQIAKDNINSKKELMDVNFDGLKLVEIKKIGLKNEVCFEIMC, from the coding sequence ATGAAAATTTTATTTTCTCCAAGTGAGAGTAAAAGCGCGTTTAACAACGACGAAAGATTGGACAAAAGCAGTCTTGTGTTTTTAGATTTGTATGAAAAAAGACTAGAAATTCTAAACATATATAATGAATTTATAAAAACTTCCAGTATAGATAAAATTTCAAAACTTTTTGGGATAAAAAATTTAATCGATGATAAGAGTTTAAGGCGGGATGTTTTTACAAAAGGTTTAATAAAAGCGGTTTTGCGCTATGACGGTGTTGCTTATAAGCACTTAAATTACCGAGATTTAAGTCAAAATTCACAAAATTATATAGATAAAAATGTGGTTATATTTTCAAATTTATTTGGACCCATTCTTGCCGGAGATAAAATTTTTGAATACAAATTGAAGCAGGGTGAGAAGATTAACGGTGTGAATATTGAAAAATTTTATAATGAACATTTTAGCAAAAGTCTTGATGAATTTTTGCAAGATGATGATATTTTGGATCTTCGTGCAGGGTATTATGAGAAATTTTATCAGATTAAAAAAGAGCACACAAGCTTTAAATTTATAAAAAATGGGAAAATAGTAAGCCATCACGCAAAAGCATATCGAGGTAAAATTTTAAATCAAATCGCAAAAGATAATATTAATAGCAAAAAAGAGCTTATGGATGTAAATTTTGATGGATTAAAGTTGGTTGAGATAAAGAAGATAGGGCTAAAAAACGAGGTTTGTTTCGAGATAATGTGCTAA